One window of Corynebacterium accolens genomic DNA carries:
- the mraZ gene encoding division/cell wall cluster transcriptional repressor MraZ: protein MFLGTYTPKLDDKGRLTLPAKFRDELAGGLMVTKGQDHSLAVYPREEFAERARKAAAVSRTNPEARAFIRNLAASADEQRPDGHGRITLSAGHREYAGLSKECVVVGSVDFLEIWDAAAWAEYQSQTEDAYSAADADDVLAGLL from the coding sequence ATGTTTCTCGGAACCTACACTCCGAAACTTGATGACAAAGGGCGCTTAACGCTTCCTGCAAAATTTCGCGACGAGCTCGCCGGTGGCCTGATGGTTACCAAGGGGCAGGACCATTCTTTGGCCGTGTACCCGCGCGAAGAGTTCGCCGAACGCGCACGGAAGGCTGCGGCGGTTTCTCGAACCAATCCGGAAGCGCGCGCTTTCATTCGTAACTTGGCTGCAAGTGCGGACGAACAGCGGCCCGACGGGCATGGTCGCATCACCTTGTCCGCAGGCCACCGTGAGTACGCGGGTTTGTCCAAAGAGTGCGTGGTGGTTGGCTCGGTAGATTTCCTCGAAATTTGGGATGCAGCCGCGTGGGCTGAGTATCAATCGCAAACTGAAGATGCTTATTCGGCAGCAGATGCCGATGACGTACTTGCGGGCTTGCTGTAA
- the rsmH gene encoding 16S rRNA (cytosine(1402)-N(4))-methyltransferase RsmH gives MATTNLNYDVADNHGHVPVMRERMAELLRPGVEAAGSQAVLVDATLGAGGHSEYFLQTFPQARVIGVDRDEQALQNASARLEPFSPRFCAVNARFDELGTAIAQGEGDIFDAARAHGIAGALFDLGVSSMQLDQAERGFAYKTDAPLDMRMDPSHGLTAADVLNTYSHGDLARILKTYGDERFAGKIASAVLKEREKEPFSTSGRLVELLYSTIPAATRRTGGHPAKRTFQALRVEVNRELEAIENVLPVITSALSIGARAVFMSYQSLEDRLVKAAFKDLSTSTTPAGLPMDLPGTAPEFATVTRGAEKASAAEVEENSRAASVRVRALERLEGTPEFLPPGGKK, from the coding sequence ATGGCTACAACTAACCTTAATTACGATGTGGCGGATAACCACGGCCATGTGCCGGTCATGCGCGAGCGCATGGCGGAGCTCCTGCGCCCCGGGGTAGAGGCTGCGGGCTCGCAGGCTGTGCTTGTCGATGCCACCTTAGGTGCCGGCGGCCACAGCGAGTACTTCCTCCAGACCTTTCCGCAGGCACGCGTTATCGGTGTGGACCGCGATGAGCAGGCATTGCAGAATGCTTCGGCGAGGCTAGAGCCCTTCAGCCCGCGTTTTTGCGCGGTCAATGCACGCTTCGATGAGCTGGGTACCGCGATTGCCCAGGGCGAGGGCGATATCTTTGATGCTGCCCGCGCCCACGGTATTGCGGGAGCCCTCTTCGATTTGGGCGTTTCTTCCATGCAGCTGGATCAGGCAGAGCGCGGCTTTGCCTATAAGACGGACGCACCGCTGGATATGCGGATGGATCCGAGCCATGGACTTACCGCCGCTGATGTGCTCAATACGTATTCGCACGGGGACTTGGCGCGGATTCTCAAGACCTATGGTGACGAGCGTTTCGCGGGAAAGATTGCCTCCGCCGTGCTCAAGGAGCGCGAGAAGGAACCGTTTAGCACCTCGGGCCGCCTGGTGGAGCTTCTTTACTCGACCATCCCGGCGGCAACGCGACGCACGGGTGGACACCCGGCAAAGCGCACGTTCCAGGCGCTGCGGGTAGAGGTCAACCGCGAGTTGGAGGCCATTGAAAATGTGCTTCCCGTAATCACCAGTGCGCTTTCCATTGGGGCGCGCGCGGTTTTTATGAGCTACCAGTCTTTAGAAGACCGCCTCGTAAAGGCAGCATTCAAGGACCTTTCTACGTCCACCACGCCTGCTGGCTTGCCGATGGACCTGCCGGGCACCGCACCGGAATTCGCCACGGTCACCCGCGGAGCCGAAAAGGCATCCGCGGCGGAGGTAGAAGAAAATTCCCGCGCCGCGTCGGTGCGCGTGCGTGCCCTTGAACGTCTTGAAGGCACGCCAGAATTTTTACCACCGGGAGGCAAGAAATGA
- a CDS encoding peptidoglycan D,D-transpeptidase FtsI family protein, translating into MRQRLRIILTCVVVATVALGGRLAWVQLVWGPDLAAKAVTQRERVYIDPARRGEILDRDGQRLAYTMKSRSLTVSPTRLRDELKEQAKMEATSEGKLEGMDESKKDEYLTKQMEDKLKEMAEGIPKMIEDSGASASKVDASDIKNKLKADTQYEVLVRNVDPDVAVEISNKYHGVAADRQDIRQYPNGAIAENVVGKVSMDGHGQFGFEAARDTELTGIDGQSTEDVSTDGQVIPGTLRDVVDAVDGRDVTLTLDLDLQTYVQQKLEKAKANSQAEGAEAVVLDAATGQVLAMANTDTVDPNKNIEDQLKEGKDFENRSISHPYEPGSVAKIVTAAAALQEGITTPDEVHQVPGSIDMAGVTVNDAWPHGTEPYTTTGIFGKSSNVGTLMIADKLGPEKYAEYLKKFGLGATTGVELPNESAGTVPDQEQWSGGTFANLPIGQGQAWTTLQMASVYQALANGGERIEPRIIDEIKDPDGETEKLPEPKKTQVVDKETAKTAVDMFRAVFQDDDAGVQNGTAANAQLDGYQLSGKTGTAQKVDPNSGAYSNSAYWITFAGIAPADDPRFVVAVMLDEPKSGVEDNGGGQSAAPIFRDISSWLLNRDNIPTSKPAPRMTLREQ; encoded by the coding sequence ATGCGCCAGCGCCTGCGCATCATTTTGACCTGTGTTGTCGTCGCCACCGTCGCTTTGGGCGGCCGCCTTGCGTGGGTGCAATTGGTCTGGGGTCCGGACCTTGCGGCAAAAGCCGTCACTCAGCGCGAACGTGTCTATATTGACCCGGCCCGCAGGGGAGAGATATTGGACCGGGATGGCCAGCGTTTGGCCTATACAATGAAGTCTCGTTCCTTGACTGTCTCTCCCACGCGCCTGCGCGATGAACTCAAAGAGCAGGCGAAGATGGAAGCCACATCCGAGGGAAAACTCGAGGGCATGGATGAGAGCAAAAAAGATGAGTACCTCACCAAACAAATGGAGGACAAGCTCAAGGAGATGGCTGAGGGCATCCCGAAGATGATTGAGGATTCGGGTGCCTCTGCCTCCAAGGTCGATGCGAGCGATATTAAAAACAAGCTCAAGGCCGATACGCAGTACGAGGTCCTGGTCCGCAATGTGGACCCGGATGTCGCCGTAGAGATTTCCAATAAGTACCACGGTGTGGCGGCGGACCGGCAAGATATCCGCCAGTACCCAAACGGGGCGATTGCAGAAAACGTCGTGGGCAAGGTCTCTATGGATGGCCACGGCCAATTCGGCTTTGAGGCGGCCCGCGATACCGAATTAACCGGCATCGATGGGCAGTCCACGGAGGATGTCTCCACCGACGGGCAGGTTATCCCCGGCACCCTACGCGATGTCGTGGATGCCGTCGATGGCCGCGATGTCACCCTCACCCTGGATTTGGATCTGCAGACCTACGTCCAGCAAAAGCTGGAAAAGGCCAAGGCCAATTCCCAGGCAGAGGGTGCCGAGGCCGTGGTGCTTGATGCCGCGACGGGCCAGGTGCTCGCTATGGCTAATACCGATACGGTGGATCCGAATAAGAATATCGAAGACCAGCTCAAGGAGGGCAAGGACTTCGAGAACCGCAGCATTTCCCACCCGTATGAGCCGGGTTCCGTGGCCAAGATAGTGACGGCGGCGGCAGCTCTGCAAGAGGGCATTACCACGCCGGATGAGGTGCACCAGGTTCCAGGCTCCATCGACATGGCTGGCGTGACCGTCAACGATGCCTGGCCTCACGGCACCGAGCCGTATACCACCACCGGCATCTTTGGTAAATCCTCCAACGTGGGCACCTTGATGATCGCGGATAAGCTTGGGCCCGAGAAGTATGCGGAGTACTTGAAGAAGTTCGGCTTGGGCGCGACCACGGGCGTTGAGTTGCCCAATGAATCCGCCGGCACGGTGCCAGATCAAGAGCAGTGGTCGGGTGGTACCTTTGCCAACCTGCCCATCGGCCAGGGCCAGGCGTGGACGACGCTACAGATGGCGAGTGTGTACCAAGCATTGGCCAACGGCGGCGAGCGCATCGAACCGCGCATCATTGACGAGATCAAAGATCCCGACGGCGAGACGGAAAAGCTACCTGAGCCAAAAAAGACCCAGGTAGTGGACAAGGAAACCGCCAAGACTGCGGTGGATATGTTCCGCGCCGTCTTCCAAGATGACGATGCTGGCGTGCAAAACGGTACGGCTGCGAATGCCCAATTGGACGGCTACCAGCTCTCCGGCAAGACCGGCACCGCCCAAAAGGTGGATCCCAATTCCGGGGCGTATTCTAATTCCGCCTACTGGATCACCTTTGCGGGCATTGCGCCTGCCGATGACCCACGATTCGTCGTCGCAGTCATGCTCGATGAGCCCAAGTCCGGCGTGGAAGACAATGGCGGCGGCCAGTCCGCGGCTCCCATCTTCCGGGATATCTCTTCCTGGCTGCTCAATCGCGATAATATTCCCACCTCGAAACCAGCGCCGCGGATGACCCTGCGGGAACAATAG
- a CDS encoding DUF3040 domain-containing protein yields MSLSEQEQRTLREIEESLLADDPKFGASVSESTSIGGSGGAVTLRGIALIVVGLCMLVGGVALAQQSLWFIALSIAGFLVMFASGVWMLRGDRPAGGGKKKSTNGRSKKAASSRNSGVGSKLEENFRRRFEES; encoded by the coding sequence GAGCAACGCACGCTCCGTGAAATAGAGGAATCGTTATTAGCGGACGATCCTAAATTTGGCGCTTCTGTGTCTGAATCTACCTCGATCGGCGGTTCCGGCGGCGCAGTTACGCTGCGTGGGATTGCGCTCATCGTGGTTGGTCTGTGCATGCTTGTTGGCGGCGTGGCCTTGGCGCAGCAAAGCTTGTGGTTTATTGCGTTGTCCATCGCCGGGTTCTTAGTCATGTTCGCTTCCGGCGTGTGGATGCTCCGGGGCGATCGGCCTGCTGGTGGCGGAAAGAAAAAGTCCACCAATGGGCGGTCAAAGAAGGCAGCCTCGTCTCGTAATAGTGGGGTAGGCAGCAAGCTGGAAGAAAACTTCCGTCGGCGCTTTGAAGAAAGCTAG